The stretch of DNA TGTTTGGGCGATTGATCAAGAGCATTCCATTCATTACTATTTTCCGCGAGATTGTCCAAGAGTTATTTATTGGAAGGCAGATTATACGAACGAAAATGATAAAAATCAATTCTTTTTCGGGTCAAGTGCAGACCAGATTATCACGGTTGAAAGCCGTTGGCTAGAGCGGATTCGTCAAACAAAACTATATGTCTATACATTTTGTGCAGACTCATTTGAAATGTTCGATGAGAACGCTGGATATTATGTATCCGATCAAGAAGTTTCTCCGATTAAGGTTGAGCCTGTTGGAGAGTTATTAGAAAAGCTCTTGAGTGAAAGCATAGAATTAAGATTTACTCCGGATCTCTCTCCGATTCGAGATATGGTTATTTCTTCAACCTTAGGATTTTCTATTATTAGATTTGGCAACGCGATAAGTGTATCAAAATCATGAGGGTTTGATATTTAAGAGTATGATAGAGAAAAAATCGGATATGTTATCGAAAAGGTCAATCTATGTAGGAGATTGACCTTTTGTTTTTTTATGTTAATTTTTTATACATCACAATATGTGGACCAATAGGAGGATAATCAAATATTTCACCATGTACTTTAAAGCCTAATTTATTATAGTATTCTTGTACTGTGGTTCTTGCTTTACACCATAGTAGGTCAAACCCCTGCTCTTTTATCAAACTTTCGGAGAAGGTAACAAGTGATCTACCAGCTCCTAACTTTCTAAACTCTTCAAGAGTTGCCATTCCTCTTAAACGATATTGCTTTTCAATTTTAAAATCAGGATTCTTTTCAACGCAAAAGGAAGCAATACTAATTAGCTCTCCTTGATAAAATGCTCCAACATGAAATGCACCAGCTTCATGATCTGTATCATATTTGCAGTCCTCAACTGTCTGGTGAGGACGTAAAACACTATGTCTAAGACTGTAGGTCATTTCTGGCTTGATTTTTAGAACATCAATCATGTTATTCCTCCAATCCTTTCATAAAAATAAATGAGAATTATGAATTGGTAATTCGCTTACTGTTCTAGAAATCCTGCATTAATTTCAATGCTTTTTTTGATGAATATTTATCAATGTATAGTAAAAAAGGATATTGGAGTATCGCTGTAGTAGCTTCTTGGGTGCATAAAGAGCGAAATAAGTGATGTTTAAACTAAAGCCTGTATAGGTTTTATCCAGAAGATATGACAGAAAAATGTCGAAGTATGTATATTATTGTAAAATAATGTTTAACTTTCATTGACTATTCCATTTTTGTTAATTAGACTGTTAAAGTGAAAAAGTAATGAGTGATTTTACATAGGTACAAAGTCTGGTGTAGGCAGACTTATTGAAAG from Cytobacillus dafuensis encodes:
- a CDS encoding DUF6886 family protein, which codes for MLYHFSENPHIKTFSPRPSKTSAKPVVWAIDQEHSIHYYFPRDCPRVIYWKADYTNENDKNQFFFGSSADQIITVESRWLERIRQTKLYVYTFCADSFEMFDENAGYYVSDQEVSPIKVEPVGELLEKLLSESIELRFTPDLSPIRDMVISSTLGFSIIRFGNAISVSKS
- a CDS encoding GNAT family N-acetyltransferase, translating into MIDVLKIKPEMTYSLRHSVLRPHQTVEDCKYDTDHEAGAFHVGAFYQGELISIASFCVEKNPDFKIEKQYRLRGMATLEEFRKLGAGRSLVTFSESLIKEQGFDLLWCKARTTVQEYYNKLGFKVHGEIFDYPPIGPHIVMYKKLT